The DNA window ACCAGACCTCCACCGACCCCACCTCCGTCCCGACGCACCACCCCGAACCCCAGGAGTCCCCATGCACACACGCACCCTCGGCACCAGCGGTCTCACGGTCTCGGCCATCGGCCTCGGCTGCATGAGCATGACCGGCGGCTACAGCGGCCGTCCCGACCGTGGCCCGATGATCGACCTGCTCCGCTCGGCCGTCGATCGCGGCGTCACCTTCTTCGACACCGCGGAGATCTACGGACCCCACCGCAACGAGGAACTCGTCGGCGAGGCACTGCGCCCGGTCCGGGACCAGGTCGTCATCGCCACCAAGTTCGCGAACCACGTCGACCCCGACACCCACACGGCGACGGGCCGCATGCTCCGCCCGGACGAGGTCGCGACGGCCGTCGACGGCTCGCTCCACCGCCTCGGCATCGACACGATCGACCTCTACTACCAGCACCGCGTGAACCCCGAGCACCCCATCGAGGAGTTCGCCGAGGCCGTCCGCGAGCTGATCTCGGCCGGGAAGGTCAAGCACTACGGCCTCTCCGAGGCGGCCGAGTCGACGATCCGGCGCGCGCACGCCGTCCAGCCGGTCACCGCGGTCCAGTCCGAGTACTCGCTCTGGTGGCGGCGCCCCGAGGAGGGCGTGCTCGCGGCCTGTGCGGAACTCGGCATCGGCTTCGTCCCGTTCAGCCCGCTCGGCAAGGGGTTCCTCACCGGCACGATCGACACGACGACCGGGTTCGAGGAGGGCAACGACCTGCGGGCCAGCATCCCCCGCTTCGCCCCGGAGGCCCTCCAGCAGAACCTGGCGCTGATGGAGGGCATCACGGAACTCGCCCGCGGACTCGACGCCACCCCGGCGCAGGTCGCGCTCGCCTGGCTCCTCGGTCGCGAGCCGTGGATCGTCCCGATCCCGGGGACGACGAAACCGCACCGCCTCGAGGAGAACCTCCGTGCAGCCGACCTCACCCTGAGCGAGGCCGACCTCCATGCGCTCACCGAGCGATCCGACTCGGTCCACATCGTCGGCGGGCGCTACCCGGACGAGCTCGAGGCGCAGACGAACCGCTGATCCGGCTGCGCTGGTGAGCCGGGCGCCCTCACAGGGATCTCTCTGCTGCCGTTCATCCGCGCGGCGGACGATGGGCCGACGCGTCAGGTGGTCGCGTCCGAGGAGAAGCCATGACCGCGACGATCACCGTGCCGACAGGACGCCCGCAGGAACGCTGGGGCATGCTCCGCGCGCGTCTTGCCGGCCGGGCGATCGCCCCGGTCGTCGGCGTGTTCGCCACCGTCGTCTCGCTCATCGGGATCGGCACCCCGTCGTACTGGGGCGATGAGGCGGCGAGCGTCCTCGCAGCGGAGCGTCCACTCCCGGTGATGTTCGGGATGATCGGCCACATCGACGCCGTGCACGGGCTCTACTACCTGTTCCTGCACCTCTGGACCGGCGCCTTCGGAACCGCCGAAGCCGCCACGAGGATCCCCAGTGCGATCGGCGTCGGCCTCGCGGCGGCCGGCGTCGTGGTGCTCGCGCGGTCACTCTTCACCCCGGCGGTCGGCGTCACCGCCGGACTGCTCTTCGCCGTCATCCCGCAGGTGACGCGGATGGGTGCGGAGACGCGCTCGTACGCGCTGGGGATGGCGGCGGTCGTCTGGCTGACGGTGTGGTTCGTCTCTCTCGTCCGCCGCCGGTCGACCTCGCGCCGCAGCTGGGCGTTGTTCGCCGTCGCGAGCGCCGCCTCGATGTACCTGTTCCTCTACCTCGCCATGCTCCTGATCGTCCACGCCGCCTGGATGCTCCTGCAGCGCCCCGGACGCGCCGTGGTCCGGGCGTGGGCCTGGTCGCTCGCCGGGGCGCTGCTCCTGGGCGCCCCCATCGTGGTCGCCGGGATTGCGCAGCGGGGGCAGATCGCGTTCCTCGGGCGGCGCGACTACGCGACCCCGGAGTCGGTGTTCATCGGCCAGTGGTTCCAGGAACCCGTCTTCGCCGCCGTCGCCTGGGCGCTCATCCTCCTCGCCCCGATCGGCGTCCTCACGATGCGACGCGCCGTCGGTGAGCGGCAAGGGCTCGCGATGGTCGCCGTCTGGGCACTCGCCCCGACCGTCCTGCTCATCATCGGCAACGCCCTCGTGACCCCGATGTACAACCTGCGCTACGTCACCTTCTGCGTGCCGGCCGTCGCGATCATGATGGCGCTCGGACTCCGGACGCTCGTCGGGCTCCTCCCGGCGCGCGCGGACCGTGCCGTGGCGACCGCCGTCGGCGTCGTCCTGGTCATGGCCGTCGCGGTCCCGGTCCTCGTGACGCAACGCGGGCCGTTCGCGAAGGACGACGGGAGCGACCTCCGACAGACCGCCGAGGTCGTCCAGGCGCACGCGTCGCCGGGCGACGCCGTCGTGTTCGACCAGTCGGTGAAGCCCTCGCGGCAGTCCCGACTCGCCATCGACCTGTACCCGACGGCGTTCACCGGCCTCGACGACGTGGCGCTCGTGGAGAGCTACCGCGAGCGCCCCGAGTTGGCCGACCTCGCCGCCCCGTTGGCGGACCTCCACGACGAGCTCGCCGGTCACGCGCGGGTCTGGGCGGTGGAGGGCTCCGAGGCGGCTCCGGACGTCGCCGACCTCGAAGCGCTCGGGTACCGGGTCGAGCGCGTCTTCCCGGTGCACCGCAGCACGGTGTACGAGCTGGTGCGCGACTGACGCGTCAGCGACTCCGCGTCGACGGGCCGCGTCAGCGACTCGCGTTGTGCTGGGACACCGCGTCGCTGACCCAGGAGAACTCGTCGACGAACCGCGACAGGAGCCGGGCGAGTTCGGTGCGGTCGCGCTCGCTCCACTTGCCGACGAGCGTGTTGTAGACCTGCTGGGCCGCCTGCCGGTGCCGGTCGAGGGCGATCCGGCCCTCCTCGGTGGCGCTCACGAGGACGGCGCGGCGGTCGCTCGGGTCGGTCACGCGCTCGACGAGCCCGCCCTGCTCGAGGCGGCGGACCTCGGCGGTGGCGGTCGACTTGTCGACGGACATCCAGCCGGCGACGGCGGACATGCGGATCGGCCCGGCCGAGAGCACGTAGTCGAGGAGCCAGGCGTCGGTGCTCGTGAGTGCCGCGCCGTCGGCGTCGTGCAGCGTCCGTCGGTTGTCGGCCCGGCTCGACCAGCGCGACACCGTCGCGAGCGAGGCTTCGATGACCGCACCGGCGTCGTCTGGGCCGAGATCCTCGCTCATAGCTGAATTCTTTCTGAATACGGGCGTTCGGGTGTTCGTTGGACCATACCAACTATATAGTGGGACAGCACCAACTAACCCTCAACTGTCCCCCACCTCGAGCGCTGCGGAGAACACAGCCCATGGAAATCCCCGGATACGTCTGGCTGCTGACGATCGTCGGCATTCTGGCCCTCCTCGCCTTCGACTTCATCTTCCACGTGCGCAAGGCCCACGAGCCGACGCTGCCGGAAGCCGCGAAGTGGTCGGCCCTCTACGTCGGCGTCGCCATCGTCTTCGGCCTCGGCGTCCTCTTCTTCGGCGGTGGCACGCTCGGATCCGAGTACTTCGCCGGCTACATCACGGAGAAGGCCCTGTCGGTCGACAACCTCTTCGTCTTCCTCATCATCATGTCGAGCTTCCGCGTCCCGCGGGCCGACCAGCAGAAGGTGCTCCTCTTCGGCATCGTCTTCGCCCTCATCGCCCGCACCGGCTTCATCTTCCTCGGTGCCGCCGCGGTCAACGCCTGGTCCTGGCTGTTCTACATCTTCGGTGCGTTCCTCATCTTCACGGCGATCAAGCTCCTCCGCCCGGAAGAGGAGAGCGACGACGCGAACAACTTCGTCATCCGTCTCGCCAAGCGCCTGTTCAAGACCACGGACCGCTACGACGGCGACAAGCTCGTCACCATCGAGAACGGCAAGAAGGTCCTCACGCCGATGCTGCTCGTCATGGTCGCCATCGGCGGCACCGACCTGCTCTTCGCGCTCGACTCGATCCCCGCGATCTTCGGCCTCACGCAGAACCCGTACATCGTCTTCACCGCGACGGCGTTCTCGCTCCTCGGCCTCCGTCAGCTCTACTTCCTCATCGACGGCCTGCTCGACCGCCTCATCTTCCTCAGCTACGGCCTGGCGGCGATCCTCGGCTTCATCGGTGTGAAGCTCGTCCTGCACGCGCTGCACGAGAACACCCTGCCGTTCCTCAACGGTGGCGAGCACATCCCGGTGTTCGAGATCAGCACGGGCCTGTCGCTCATCGTCATCATCGGCATCCTGACCGTCACGGTCCTCGCCTCGCTCCTCAGCCCGGCCGGTCGTGCGCACACGATCATCAGCGACGCCCGCACCCAGGCGAAGAAGATCGTCGACCACGCCGACTCCCCGGAGGACATCCCGGACGGACACCACGTGGACGAGGTCGAACTCGAGACGAGCTACACCCGCATGGTCGAGCGCCAGAAGTCCTTCGCGAACCTGAAGCCCAAGCACCAGGCGAAGGCGGCCGACGACGAGGAGCTCCAGCGGCTGCTCGCCCGGGCCCACGAGCTGCAGGCGAAGAGCTCCGATTCGCGCGGTCTGCTCTGAACGGACCGGGAATCCGGGCGTTCACCTCGCTGAACCGATAACGTTGACGTGCGCTCCCAGCTTCGGCCGGGGGCGCACGTCGGACACCTCACCACCCGCAACACGATGATGCATCTAGGAGACGGAACCATGGGTCTGAGTCTGGAAAAGGGCCAGTCGCTCTCACTGACGAAGCAGGACGGTGGCGCACTCACGCGGATCCGTCTGGGCCTCGGCTGGGACGGCGTCGCACCGGTGAAGCGCGGCCTCTTCGGTCGCTCCTCCGCCCCCGACATCGACCTCGACGCCTCGGCGATCTTCTTCGACGCGACCGGCAAGGTGCTCGACACCATCTGGTTCCAGCAGCTCGCCAGCAAGGACGGCTCGGCCACCCACACCGGCGACAACCTCACGGGTGCGGGCGACGGCGACGACGAGACGATCCTCGTCGACCTCTCGAAGGTGGCCCCGTCCGTCCAGCAGATCGTCTTCGTGATCAGCAGCTACAGCCGCCAGACCTTCGACACCGTGCAGAACGCGTTCAGCCGCATCATCGACGACTCGACCCCCGGCTCGCCCGAGGTCGCCCGCTACCAGCTGACCGACTCCGGCCCGCACACCGCGATGATCATCTCGAAGGTGTCGCGCGAGGGCAACGGCTGGGCCTTCAAGGCGATCGGCGAGCGCGCGAACGGCCGCTCCGTCATGGACCTCCTCGGCCCCGCCGCCCAGGTCCTCTAGCACCAC is part of the Plantibacter sp. Leaf314 genome and encodes:
- a CDS encoding TerD family protein, with amino-acid sequence MGLSLEKGQSLSLTKQDGGALTRIRLGLGWDGVAPVKRGLFGRSSAPDIDLDASAIFFDATGKVLDTIWFQQLASKDGSATHTGDNLTGAGDGDDETILVDLSKVAPSVQQIVFVISSYSRQTFDTVQNAFSRIIDDSTPGSPEVARYQLTDSGPHTAMIISKVSREGNGWAFKAIGERANGRSVMDLLGPAAQVL
- a CDS encoding aldo/keto reductase; translated protein: MHTRTLGTSGLTVSAIGLGCMSMTGGYSGRPDRGPMIDLLRSAVDRGVTFFDTAEIYGPHRNEELVGEALRPVRDQVVIATKFANHVDPDTHTATGRMLRPDEVATAVDGSLHRLGIDTIDLYYQHRVNPEHPIEEFAEAVRELISAGKVKHYGLSEAAESTIRRAHAVQPVTAVQSEYSLWWRRPEEGVLAACAELGIGFVPFSPLGKGFLTGTIDTTTGFEEGNDLRASIPRFAPEALQQNLALMEGITELARGLDATPAQVALAWLLGREPWIVPIPGTTKPHRLEENLRAADLTLSEADLHALTERSDSVHIVGGRYPDELEAQTNR
- a CDS encoding glycosyltransferase family 39 protein — its product is MTATITVPTGRPQERWGMLRARLAGRAIAPVVGVFATVVSLIGIGTPSYWGDEAASVLAAERPLPVMFGMIGHIDAVHGLYYLFLHLWTGAFGTAEAATRIPSAIGVGLAAAGVVVLARSLFTPAVGVTAGLLFAVIPQVTRMGAETRSYALGMAAVVWLTVWFVSLVRRRSTSRRSWALFAVASAASMYLFLYLAMLLIVHAAWMLLQRPGRAVVRAWAWSLAGALLLGAPIVVAGIAQRGQIAFLGRRDYATPESVFIGQWFQEPVFAAVAWALILLAPIGVLTMRRAVGERQGLAMVAVWALAPTVLLIIGNALVTPMYNLRYVTFCVPAVAIMMALGLRTLVGLLPARADRAVATAVGVVLVMAVAVPVLVTQRGPFAKDDGSDLRQTAEVVQAHASPGDAVVFDQSVKPSRQSRLAIDLYPTAFTGLDDVALVESYRERPELADLAAPLADLHDELAGHARVWAVEGSEAAPDVADLEALGYRVERVFPVHRSTVYELVRD
- a CDS encoding MarR family winged helix-turn-helix transcriptional regulator, with protein sequence MSEDLGPDDAGAVIEASLATVSRWSSRADNRRTLHDADGAALTSTDAWLLDYVLSAGPIRMSAVAGWMSVDKSTATAEVRRLEQGGLVERVTDPSDRRAVLVSATEEGRIALDRHRQAAQQVYNTLVGKWSERDRTELARLLSRFVDEFSWVSDAVSQHNASR
- a CDS encoding TerC family protein, producing the protein MEIPGYVWLLTIVGILALLAFDFIFHVRKAHEPTLPEAAKWSALYVGVAIVFGLGVLFFGGGTLGSEYFAGYITEKALSVDNLFVFLIIMSSFRVPRADQQKVLLFGIVFALIARTGFIFLGAAAVNAWSWLFYIFGAFLIFTAIKLLRPEEESDDANNFVIRLAKRLFKTTDRYDGDKLVTIENGKKVLTPMLLVMVAIGGTDLLFALDSIPAIFGLTQNPYIVFTATAFSLLGLRQLYFLIDGLLDRLIFLSYGLAAILGFIGVKLVLHALHENTLPFLNGGEHIPVFEISTGLSLIVIIGILTVTVLASLLSPAGRAHTIISDARTQAKKIVDHADSPEDIPDGHHVDEVELETSYTRMVERQKSFANLKPKHQAKAADDEELQRLLARAHELQAKSSDSRGLL